A genomic stretch from Candidatus Hydrogenisulfobacillus filiaventi includes:
- a CDS encoding conserved protein of unknown function (Evidence 4 : Unknown function but conserved in other organisms): MARFERYRVQGILTAHGPIRVGGAGGGPGIDLLPAANGMGQWILPGSSVAGALRAVDFRLHAQDGLENQLRAMWGPLDEDQRPLGASRIWVEDAVTKEQAVAEIRDGVGIHRRSGAAAARIKYNQLVLPAGTRFAWEMRWDRLVAVDDGEQPDPTPEAWLFPLLFYLVSRGLPLGGGKTRGLGWVRLKKSTLQVRREDWSTREGAWRALAGGEPVGLTWPSSPGDAGRLLTITVEWDPDGPVLVAAGGQGIGVDTVPLTTRGPDGKRYLVLPGSSLKGVLRSHAERIVRTVIGPCEETKKWLDLHDRFEALLDVPLVRELFGSPRRKSPAAGSEAAAGMMGALRVEDVRSTVGWDEETWEAITAKPQEQGCGHQPSRVGEGVEDDTLQLAQHVAIDRFTGGAAPGLLYDVLEPHRMKWKPWRLQLDLARLPQLEQPALALLLLVLDDVAAGRVGIGFGTQRGHGVVRIRRVTVEPVPEDWPGRPKWEAGSAVIRELPSEVRDWLRRGWETWWRPLAPSSKGA; the protein is encoded by the coding sequence ATGGCGCGTTTTGAGCGCTATAGGGTCCAGGGCATCTTGACGGCCCATGGGCCCATCCGGGTAGGGGGAGCCGGGGGAGGGCCCGGGATTGACCTTCTGCCGGCTGCCAACGGCATGGGTCAATGGATTCTGCCCGGGAGCAGCGTTGCCGGGGCGCTGCGGGCGGTCGACTTTCGCCTCCATGCCCAGGATGGCCTTGAGAACCAGCTGCGCGCCATGTGGGGGCCGTTGGATGAGGACCAGCGGCCGCTGGGGGCCTCCCGCATCTGGGTGGAGGACGCCGTCACCAAGGAACAGGCTGTGGCGGAAATCCGGGACGGGGTCGGGATTCACCGCCGGAGTGGGGCGGCGGCCGCCCGGATCAAGTACAACCAGCTGGTGCTGCCGGCCGGCACACGCTTCGCCTGGGAAATGCGATGGGACCGGTTGGTGGCGGTGGACGACGGGGAGCAGCCGGACCCGACGCCGGAGGCGTGGTTGTTTCCGTTGCTGTTCTACCTGGTTTCGCGTGGACTGCCACTAGGTGGGGGAAAAACCCGGGGACTTGGGTGGGTGCGGCTCAAGAAGTCGACCCTGCAGGTCCGCCGGGAGGATTGGAGCACCCGGGAAGGGGCATGGCGAGCCCTTGCGGGCGGCGAGCCGGTTGGGTTGACGTGGCCGTCGTCGCCGGGCGATGCCGGACGGTTGCTCACTATTACGGTGGAATGGGATCCGGACGGGCCGGTACTGGTGGCGGCCGGGGGTCAGGGCATCGGGGTGGACACGGTACCGTTAACCACCCGGGGGCCGGATGGCAAGCGGTATCTGGTGTTACCCGGTTCCAGTCTGAAAGGGGTTCTCCGGTCCCACGCCGAGCGCATCGTACGCACGGTCATCGGCCCCTGCGAGGAAACCAAAAAGTGGCTAGATCTGCATGACCGTTTTGAAGCCCTATTGGATGTGCCCTTGGTGCGGGAACTGTTCGGAAGCCCACGACGGAAATCGCCAGCAGCCGGGAGTGAGGCGGCGGCGGGAATGATGGGTGCACTGCGGGTGGAGGACGTGCGCTCGACCGTGGGTTGGGATGAGGAGACCTGGGAGGCGATCACCGCCAAGCCCCAGGAGCAGGGGTGCGGGCATCAGCCAAGCCGGGTTGGCGAAGGGGTGGAGGACGATACCCTGCAGCTGGCCCAACACGTGGCAATCGACCGTTTTACAGGCGGGGCGGCTCCGGGACTCCTCTACGACGTGTTGGAGCCGCACCGCATGAAGTGGAAGCCATGGCGGCTTCAGCTAGACCTGGCTCGCCTCCCGCAGCTGGAGCAGCCGGCCCTGGCATTACTGCTGCTGGTGCTGGACGATGTCGCAGCCGGCCGGGTGGGCATCGGATTCGGGACCCAGCGTGGCCACGGCGTCGTGCGCATCCGAAGGGTGACAGTGGAACCGGTTCCCGAGGATTGGCCAGGCCGCCCCAAGTGGGAGGCGGGGTCCGCCGTGATCCGGGAGCTGCCCTCGGAGGTCCGGGACTGGCTGCGACGCGGCTGGGAGACCTGGTGGCGGCCACTGGCCCCATCCTCGAAGGGGGCGTGA
- a CDS encoding conserved protein of unknown function (Evidence 4 : Unknown function but conserved in other organisms), which translates to MDPHTVSFITCVNDERQYAGLCRSIRALAVPRGWELELIPVRGARSLAGGYNAGLRQARGRYKVYLHQDVRLAYRPLLRDLLRLFRAQPALGLVGVIGAVGLPASGVWWEARQLVGTVWARPGPWVLLAPAPARAPFTPVEAVDGLFMATQYDLPWREDLFDGWHFYDASQCQEFRRAGYQVGVPPQAEPWCLHDSGPTDLTGFEPYRHRFVAEYHPGPDPGPAPPPGGLLIPSGHWQRDPAPAGAWTVRRLPVR; encoded by the coding sequence GTGGACCCGCACACGGTCTCCTTCATCACCTGCGTGAACGACGAACGGCAGTATGCCGGCTTGTGCCGCTCCATCCGGGCCCTGGCCGTACCCCGGGGATGGGAGCTGGAGCTCATCCCCGTGCGCGGGGCCCGGAGCCTGGCCGGCGGCTACAATGCCGGATTGCGCCAGGCCCGCGGGCGCTACAAGGTTTACCTGCACCAGGATGTCCGCCTGGCCTACCGCCCGCTCCTGCGCGACCTCCTCCGCCTCTTCCGGGCTCAGCCCGCGCTAGGGCTGGTGGGGGTGATCGGGGCGGTCGGGCTGCCGGCCAGCGGGGTGTGGTGGGAAGCCCGGCAGCTGGTGGGCACGGTCTGGGCCCGCCCCGGGCCGTGGGTGCTGCTGGCGCCGGCCCCGGCCCGTGCCCCCTTCACGCCGGTGGAGGCGGTGGACGGGCTCTTCATGGCTACCCAGTACGACCTCCCCTGGCGGGAGGACCTCTTCGACGGCTGGCACTTCTATGACGCCTCCCAATGCCAGGAATTCCGGCGTGCGGGCTACCAGGTCGGGGTCCCGCCCCAGGCCGAGCCCTGGTGCCTGCACGACTCCGGCCCCACCGACCTGACCGGGTTTGAGCCCTACCGCCACCGGTTTGTGGCCGAATACCACCCCGGACCAGACCCCGGTCCCGCCCCGCCCCCCGGCGGGCTTCTCATCCCGTCCGGGCATTGGCAGCGGGATCCCGCCCCGGCCGGGGCCTGGACGGTCCGCCGGCTGCCCGTGCGGTAA
- a CDS encoding conserved protein of unknown function (Evidence 4 : Unknown function but conserved in other organisms), with protein METGWLTVLHGQYRLRDGQGQEWSLDPAELDQGLERLTRARDLLVEFRRAADGGPVHVRLPGSADEPEADPSPVPTSGDREPDRFHNPYNFVPLARRPREGPLADGFPAGHECWYPRRWSGRIMVRMTVKTPLVMPDAARRWPWRESRTEDGAEDEGAHYVYPLRMVEGKPYIPPTSVKGMLRAAYEAVTNSRFGVFRDDVRLGYRTPTEEAKDLVPAQVVKASDGTLALQLLPGTGKKTCRTKSGQQNAPVLYAAWFPSYPKPNRKAQPITYPDGSFPRHGDYVKARLRRFRRYVCNSDRRPELTFCYWRVVAIARPNETLPSPDYDQLGAWQPVPQACSAQDPEKHFHELEEDININPIEVEGWVVRTNDNISRKYNERLFFDDTGKHVRLPIPEAVKSAWKTLIEDYRGTNGKIIGQLRAGDLESLRQTGRLRQGRRLVGTRANPSRHLYDPPSSDLQEGELVYAELDADATTVVALYPVQLSRRLFPLSPADLLEEEFRPAPSLEACSPADRVFGWVASRRVGAEADQQKDQEGKQHAPDTPNAWRGHLRVGPVTLTDQPGHVPLQTLGKGKDSLPLAILSSPKPSQVRFYLVGPDGQPLTAPKGRGYQDGHRLRGRKVYPHQMLPEGYFAARQGPATGGRYREFLRTGGKRDDQNFSIEAWITPGTVFTFPLWVTNLSAQEAGALLWLLTLPRDHYFRLGAGKPLGFGSVRLEVVWQQSDVRTGEKWADAYRAWDPAESEENPEHRLRSLIQSFREATEKDYGRPFENVPFIQAFLRAAIGFRDGLPVHYPRLTTAPDPDGKNYKWFMENEKGPKYPLALLIEDEGLPYKPEGADKGQRRPRSGGPRRRPVP; from the coding sequence GTGGAGACAGGATGGCTCACCGTCTTACATGGGCAATACCGGCTGCGGGATGGGCAAGGACAAGAGTGGTCCCTTGATCCGGCTGAACTGGACCAGGGGCTGGAACGCCTAACGCGTGCCCGGGACCTTCTGGTGGAGTTTCGCCGGGCGGCTGATGGTGGGCCTGTTCACGTGCGACTGCCCGGAAGTGCTGATGAACCAGAGGCAGACCCGTCGCCGGTTCCGACATCCGGCGACCGTGAGCCGGATCGTTTCCATAATCCTTACAATTTCGTGCCGCTGGCCCGGCGTCCCCGGGAGGGTCCTCTGGCGGACGGATTCCCGGCGGGTCATGAGTGCTGGTATCCGCGCCGGTGGAGCGGCCGGATCATGGTCCGAATGACCGTCAAAACCCCGCTTGTCATGCCGGACGCTGCCCGTCGATGGCCATGGCGAGAGAGCCGGACTGAGGACGGCGCCGAGGATGAGGGTGCTCATTACGTTTATCCGCTGCGGATGGTGGAGGGAAAGCCGTATATCCCCCCCACATCCGTCAAGGGCATGCTGCGGGCTGCCTATGAGGCAGTGACCAACTCCCGTTTTGGCGTGTTCCGCGACGATGTGCGGCTGGGGTACCGGACCCCGACGGAGGAGGCAAAGGACCTGGTGCCGGCCCAGGTGGTCAAGGCGAGCGACGGTACCCTTGCACTACAATTGCTGCCAGGCACGGGGAAGAAGACGTGCCGGACGAAGTCCGGGCAGCAGAACGCCCCTGTGCTGTATGCGGCCTGGTTCCCCTCCTACCCAAAACCTAACCGGAAGGCTCAGCCGATCACTTACCCTGACGGGTCCTTTCCTCGCCATGGCGACTATGTGAAGGCCCGCCTGCGCCGGTTCCGGCGCTATGTATGCAATTCCGACCGGCGTCCGGAATTGACCTTTTGCTATTGGCGGGTAGTGGCCATTGCCAGACCGAATGAAACACTGCCTTCCCCGGATTATGACCAATTAGGAGCATGGCAGCCGGTACCGCAAGCGTGCTCCGCTCAGGACCCGGAAAAGCATTTCCATGAACTGGAGGAGGATATTAATATTAACCCGATAGAGGTGGAGGGCTGGGTGGTCAGGACCAACGACAATATTTCCAGAAAATACAATGAACGTCTCTTTTTTGATGACACAGGTAAGCATGTCCGGCTGCCTATCCCCGAAGCGGTAAAGAGTGCGTGGAAAACGTTGATTGAAGATTACCGGGGGACCAATGGCAAGATCATCGGGCAACTGCGGGCGGGCGACCTGGAGTCATTGCGGCAGACTGGTCGCCTGCGCCAGGGGCGCCGGCTGGTGGGGACGAGGGCAAATCCCTCGCGGCACCTCTATGATCCCCCCTCTTCAGATTTGCAGGAAGGCGAGTTGGTGTATGCCGAACTGGACGCGGACGCTACTACGGTCGTCGCCCTTTATCCGGTCCAGCTGTCCCGCCGGTTGTTCCCGCTGTCGCCGGCGGACCTGCTGGAGGAGGAGTTTCGCCCGGCGCCCTCGTTGGAGGCCTGTTCGCCGGCGGATCGGGTTTTCGGATGGGTCGCCTCACGCCGGGTAGGGGCCGAGGCGGACCAACAAAAAGATCAGGAGGGAAAGCAGCACGCGCCGGACACCCCCAACGCCTGGCGGGGACACCTGCGGGTGGGTCCGGTTACCTTGACGGACCAGCCGGGACATGTTCCCCTGCAGACCCTGGGTAAAGGTAAAGATAGCCTCCCCCTCGCCATCCTTTCGTCGCCCAAGCCCTCCCAGGTCCGCTTTTATCTGGTCGGACCCGATGGGCAGCCGTTGACAGCTCCGAAAGGCCGGGGCTACCAGGATGGTCATAGATTGCGGGGGCGCAAGGTTTACCCTCATCAGATGCTACCCGAAGGCTATTTCGCAGCTCGCCAAGGACCGGCTACAGGCGGTCGCTATCGGGAATTTCTGCGGACAGGCGGCAAGCGGGATGATCAGAACTTTTCCATCGAAGCGTGGATCACGCCGGGGACGGTTTTTACCTTCCCGCTGTGGGTAACCAATCTCAGCGCTCAGGAAGCAGGGGCGCTCTTGTGGCTTTTGACGCTGCCGCGGGACCATTATTTCCGTCTCGGGGCGGGCAAGCCGTTGGGATTCGGCAGCGTGCGGCTCGAGGTGGTCTGGCAGCAGTCGGACGTGCGCACCGGCGAGAAGTGGGCGGATGCCTACCGGGCATGGGATCCGGCGGAGTCTGAGGAGAATCCCGAGCATCGCCTTCGGTCGTTAATCCAATCGTTCCGGGAGGCAACCGAAAAGGATTACGGGCGCCCGTTCGAAAACGTTCCTTTCATCCAGGCATTTTTGCGGGCCGCCATCGGTTTCCGGGACGGTCTTCCTGTGCATTATCCGCGCTTAACCACTGCTCCGGATCCGGACGGGAAAAACTACAAATGGTTTATGGAGAACGAAAAGGGCCCGAAATATCCGTTGGCGCTCCTGATTGAAGATGAAGGGCTGCCCTACAAGCCCGAAGGGGCGGATAAGGGACAGCGCCGCCCGCGATCCGGAGGTCCACGGCGACGGCCGGTGCCTTAG
- a CDS encoding conserved protein of unknown function (Evidence 4 : Unknown function but conserved in other organisms), with product MYLALLETSGNQAYIFAGNRLREAVGASYLVYAAGAEWPLEAAAAINTNHTGCLTQGKDRWAACREAWACPIEKDPSIRLEVLVAASGKALALARRAEDAEEWIARVTGQALRQAAGLEVTGVVSPCFDWDRQPLWEIERQLFQRLPAIRGARPGPLSRHQRLPVVAECESLGGPAAYRVLEKHEDGEPRVRLLSPEAYAKDKVRALGQQRLRQLNPRLSDLDGLESRMKDRHQVQWVALVHADGNRFGALFANLSQTLELKDPSRNRDYANALREFSRALDDAAVEAFQSMLREGRDTGEYLLPVIVAGDDVTFYLPAHGALQQVERFLQAYRDYTGSHPEFARWSKRPHLTMSAGVAVVKPHFPFYLAYGLAEALAASAKTGAGADDPDLPSCLDFHVLHDPGGRDLEAVRTRLEVHSLGEPARLWGGPYTVDGPGEAARFRWDRLKAMVEHLNSVDDNGDYRFPRRQAHWLREGLFQGRKEADRRLGLLAGRYDIGPLAVSKLPDGSPSLFGSVADGNGPVHTPFRDALEASAIWGEG from the coding sequence GTGTACTTGGCCTTGCTGGAGACCTCCGGAAACCAGGCCTACATTTTTGCCGGCAACCGCCTGCGGGAGGCGGTGGGGGCGTCCTACCTGGTCTACGCTGCCGGCGCGGAGTGGCCGCTGGAGGCGGCCGCCGCCATTAACACCAACCACACGGGGTGTCTCACCCAGGGGAAGGACCGGTGGGCAGCCTGCCGGGAGGCATGGGCTTGTCCCATCGAAAAGGACCCCTCCATCCGGCTGGAGGTGCTGGTGGCAGCCTCCGGTAAGGCGCTCGCCCTGGCCCGCCGGGCTGAGGATGCGGAGGAGTGGATCGCCCGGGTGACGGGCCAGGCGCTAAGACAGGCGGCGGGCCTCGAGGTGACAGGGGTCGTCAGCCCCTGCTTTGATTGGGACCGCCAGCCGCTATGGGAGATTGAACGGCAGTTGTTCCAGCGCCTGCCGGCCATCCGGGGGGCGCGTCCTGGTCCGCTAAGCCGCCACCAGCGTTTGCCCGTTGTGGCGGAATGTGAGAGCCTGGGAGGGCCGGCGGCATACCGGGTATTAGAGAAGCATGAGGATGGGGAACCCCGGGTCCGACTCCTCAGCCCGGAAGCGTACGCTAAGGACAAGGTTCGGGCGCTCGGCCAGCAGCGGTTGCGGCAGCTGAATCCCCGGCTCTCCGATTTGGACGGCCTGGAATCCCGGATGAAGGACCGGCACCAGGTGCAGTGGGTAGCGCTGGTGCATGCCGACGGGAACCGGTTTGGGGCCTTATTTGCCAATTTGTCTCAGACGTTGGAACTCAAGGATCCCTCCCGAAACCGTGACTATGCCAATGCCCTGCGCGAGTTCTCCCGGGCACTCGATGACGCGGCGGTCGAGGCCTTCCAGAGCATGCTGCGGGAGGGCCGGGATACAGGCGAATATCTCCTGCCCGTGATTGTGGCGGGTGATGATGTGACCTTCTACCTGCCGGCTCACGGTGCCCTGCAGCAAGTGGAGCGGTTTTTGCAGGCATACCGGGACTACACCGGTAGCCATCCGGAATTTGCCCGCTGGAGCAAACGCCCGCACCTGACCATGAGCGCCGGCGTGGCCGTGGTCAAGCCACATTTCCCTTTTTACCTGGCTTACGGGCTGGCCGAAGCCCTGGCCGCATCCGCCAAGACTGGTGCGGGCGCCGATGACCCCGATCTGCCGTCCTGTCTAGATTTTCATGTGCTGCATGACCCGGGCGGCCGGGATCTGGAGGCGGTACGCACCCGGCTGGAGGTTCACAGCCTGGGAGAACCCGCTCGGTTATGGGGAGGACCTTACACCGTTGATGGTCCGGGCGAGGCTGCCCGTTTCAGGTGGGATCGATTGAAGGCGATGGTGGAACACCTGAACTCCGTCGACGACAACGGCGACTACCGGTTTCCCCGTCGCCAGGCGCATTGGCTGCGGGAAGGCCTGTTTCAGGGACGGAAGGAAGCGGATCGGCGGCTGGGATTGCTGGCGGGGCGGTATGACATCGGTCCCTTGGCTGTCTCCAAACTGCCTGACGGGTCTCCATCCTTGTTCGGGTCGGTGGCGGACGGGAACGGCCCAGTGCATACACCGTTCCGTGACGCCCTGGAGGCGTCCGCCATTTGGGGGGAGGGCTAG
- a CDS encoding conserved protein of unknown function (Evidence 4 : Unknown function but conserved in other organisms) — protein sequence MVAHAEEPRPLEEPFRVRIRFLSDWAVGAGFGRAGDLDSLVARDEDGLPFVPAKSLVGVWRSACEFVAQALDADRLMKWVRAIFGGPLQNEPVQPGRLWVRPARLPESVRCRALAKPALREALTSVKPGVALNPNGVAEGRQLRLMEVARAGAELEAEAGWTVPWRKEEAQVATALLVLGLTQVDHLGADRRRGLGRCQVTIVEASSPEAYQHWLQRTWEVLPDPEPEPAVTSNGHGHRRSSGLAPLWSLPVSVRLQQPVIAAARSVGNVVESLDFLPGTVLLPRLAGMLSEAGIDAAVAAGRGDVQVLPLVPEVNGVRGRPLPAVWEAPKGEGVNGAWRNRLHGAVADGQFKPIRGHWVGTWEATSHPPTMRVQPAFYTHNHLQDNRGIPRPAEGGGVYSYETLPAGLRLAGEIRLRADLLRILEEWDGDWWQRLNGSVRLGRSRKDAYGGAELIVSAPEPWQPAAREPVRDHLTVWVWSPVLLRDERLRPAATIKTLRRVLTALTGLQLGDPGGDVAVVPFRLESWQSRWGLARPSLVGLGPGTVVRFPVTGAVPADLKAVLDRIEAEGLGERRGEGFGQVRFQDPVLEWSEVRKAAAEPVVSPITANGKGCPPLGWDSDPDGTWARFLEAAETAAWDNDLGTRVRVAMATLEGRLQAIQSFLGEIPSGAEALRRGQVEALREALLAGPAHARAWWWHLMAAEGQEPGERTSARQRAARNRPTQRRRWPEAWVRVWAKLFGWSAASPSSLDDLGALLRAVTGDASLDPGWWLWEGAAAPPGRREALWWRLGFLWADALAEALRKEEANGAF from the coding sequence ATGGTCGCGCATGCTGAAGAACCTCGGCCGCTGGAAGAACCCTTCCGGGTGCGCATCCGGTTTTTGAGCGATTGGGCGGTGGGTGCCGGCTTCGGCCGGGCCGGGGACCTGGATAGCCTGGTGGCCCGGGACGAGGACGGGCTGCCGTTTGTCCCCGCCAAGAGCCTGGTCGGGGTGTGGCGCAGTGCCTGTGAATTTGTGGCTCAGGCATTGGATGCCGATCGGCTCATGAAATGGGTGCGGGCAATCTTCGGCGGACCGCTGCAGAATGAGCCGGTTCAGCCGGGACGCTTGTGGGTGCGTCCCGCCCGCCTGCCGGAATCGGTACGTTGTCGCGCATTGGCGAAGCCCGCCCTACGGGAGGCACTCACGTCGGTCAAACCTGGGGTGGCCTTGAACCCGAATGGAGTGGCAGAGGGACGCCAGCTGCGGCTGATGGAGGTGGCCCGGGCCGGGGCCGAGCTGGAAGCGGAAGCGGGGTGGACCGTTCCCTGGAGGAAAGAGGAGGCGCAGGTCGCCACTGCCTTGCTGGTTCTAGGACTGACCCAGGTCGATCATCTAGGTGCCGACCGCCGGCGGGGTCTGGGCCGCTGCCAGGTCACCATTGTGGAGGCTTCTTCTCCCGAGGCGTATCAGCACTGGCTGCAGCGTACCTGGGAGGTGTTGCCGGATCCGGAGCCCGAACCGGCCGTAACGTCCAACGGCCATGGCCATCGCCGTTCGAGCGGACTAGCCCCCTTGTGGAGCCTGCCGGTGTCGGTCCGGTTGCAGCAACCGGTGATAGCCGCTGCCCGTTCGGTAGGCAATGTGGTGGAAAGCCTGGACTTCCTGCCTGGAACCGTGCTCTTGCCACGCTTGGCCGGGATGTTGAGCGAGGCTGGCATTGATGCGGCGGTGGCCGCCGGTCGCGGAGATGTGCAGGTGCTGCCCCTGGTGCCGGAAGTGAACGGGGTGCGAGGTCGGCCGTTGCCGGCGGTTTGGGAAGCCCCGAAGGGGGAAGGGGTCAACGGGGCCTGGCGGAACCGTTTGCACGGGGCTGTCGCCGATGGCCAGTTCAAGCCCATCCGGGGGCATTGGGTCGGGACGTGGGAGGCCACCTCTCATCCGCCAACAATGCGGGTTCAACCCGCTTTTTATACTCATAACCACCTTCAGGATAACCGCGGTATCCCCCGCCCGGCCGAGGGAGGCGGCGTGTACAGTTACGAGACCCTGCCGGCCGGCCTTCGGCTGGCGGGTGAAATTCGCCTGCGGGCGGACCTGTTGCGGATATTGGAGGAATGGGACGGGGACTGGTGGCAGCGGCTCAACGGGTCAGTCCGGTTGGGGCGTTCCCGGAAGGATGCTTACGGGGGCGCGGAATTGATCGTCAGCGCGCCCGAGCCCTGGCAGCCTGCGGCGCGGGAACCGGTGAGGGACCATCTTACCGTATGGGTGTGGAGCCCTGTGCTCCTTCGGGATGAGCGGCTACGGCCCGCGGCCACCATTAAGACCCTGCGTAGGGTGCTCACAGCGTTAACCGGGCTTCAGCTGGGTGATCCCGGGGGAGACGTGGCGGTGGTGCCCTTTCGGTTGGAGAGCTGGCAGAGCCGCTGGGGACTGGCCCGGCCGAGTCTCGTTGGCCTCGGGCCCGGCACAGTGGTGCGCTTTCCTGTAACCGGAGCGGTTCCGGCCGATCTGAAGGCGGTGCTGGATCGGATTGAGGCCGAGGGGCTGGGCGAGCGACGCGGCGAAGGTTTCGGGCAGGTCCGTTTTCAGGATCCGGTGCTGGAGTGGTCCGAGGTAAGGAAGGCGGCCGCCGAACCGGTGGTGTCCCCGATTACGGCCAACGGCAAGGGATGCCCGCCGTTGGGCTGGGATTCGGACCCAGATGGGACTTGGGCGCGGTTCTTGGAGGCAGCAGAAACGGCTGCCTGGGACAATGACCTGGGGACCCGCGTGCGGGTGGCTATGGCCACCCTTGAGGGCCGATTGCAGGCCATTCAGTCCTTCTTGGGCGAGATACCGTCCGGCGCCGAGGCGCTCAGGCGGGGTCAGGTTGAGGCCCTGCGGGAAGCTCTGCTGGCGGGCCCGGCGCATGCTCGCGCTTGGTGGTGGCACCTAATGGCGGCTGAAGGGCAGGAGCCGGGTGAGAGGACGTCCGCTAGGCAGCGGGCCGCCCGGAACCGGCCCACTCAGCGCCGGCGGTGGCCGGAAGCCTGGGTGAGGGTGTGGGCGAAGCTTTTCGGGTGGTCAGCCGCATCCCCCTCGTCGTTGGACGACCTTGGCGCCCTGCTTCGCGCGGTAACCGGAGACGCGAGCCTCGACCCGGGCTGGTGGCTGTGGGAGGGCGCTGCGGCACCGCCGGGCCGGCGGGAAGCCCTCTGGTGGCGGCTGGGTTTCCTGTGGGCGGATGCCTTGGCTGAGGCCCTGCGGAAGGAGGAGGCCAATGGCGCGTTTTGA
- a CDS encoding conserved protein of unknown function (Evidence 4 : Unknown function but conserved in other organisms) — MMRVGWLISRSLQPGPWQEALAAGLPVLLRGGPVTALAYTPDRCSLLRVGQDGALEGPHGPDPLPGLYELRAFSSSAELRWWLGPDGHGQTVLLEDGTGDAPAGATQVEEALEGSYFLWGTVQDVNGPWSGLGEARLPHRLWVPVAARRSQRIQLRFREFVLRYDDGNLAVGEERLLGLQVEREEEA, encoded by the coding sequence ATGATGCGGGTGGGCTGGTTGATTTCCCGATCCCTGCAGCCAGGACCGTGGCAGGAGGCCCTGGCAGCGGGCTTGCCGGTGCTCCTCCGCGGGGGGCCGGTGACGGCGCTCGCCTATACCCCGGATCGGTGCAGCCTGTTGCGGGTCGGCCAGGATGGCGCCCTGGAGGGACCGCATGGCCCTGATCCCCTGCCAGGGCTTTATGAGCTGCGGGCGTTTTCCTCCTCGGCCGAACTGCGGTGGTGGCTGGGGCCCGACGGCCACGGACAGACCGTCCTCCTTGAGGACGGGACGGGGGATGCGCCGGCGGGAGCCACGCAGGTGGAGGAAGCCTTGGAGGGGTCCTATTTCCTTTGGGGAACCGTTCAGGATGTGAACGGACCATGGAGCGGCTTGGGCGAGGCCCGTCTGCCTCACCGGTTGTGGGTTCCGGTGGCAGCCCGGCGCAGCCAGCGGATCCAGCTCAGGTTTCGGGAATTTGTGCTGCGGTATGACGACGGCAACCTAGCGGTTGGGGAGGAGCGGCTCCTCGGCCTGCAGGTGGAGCGCGAGGAGGAGGCCTAG